From the Gemmatimonadaceae bacterium genome, one window contains:
- a CDS encoding LLM class flavin-dependent oxidoreductase, producing MRYGYWLPVFGGWLRNVPDEGMEATWAEVKRIAQRSEQIGFDITLIAELFLNDIKGIDAPSLDAWTTAAALAAVTERLELMVAVRPTFHDPAILAKQAANIDRISNGRLALNVVSSWWADEARRYGIHFEEHDDRYARTAEWLEVVNGAWTQPRFSFDGRYYKVDETVLEPKPVRKPRPPIYAGGESEAAKKLITRACDAYVTHGDPVERVAPKVRDIQARREAAGLDPMLYGMAAYAIVRNTEAEAQRELERITNVQPGSAGYGNYQDWIAHTRLEQQISLEDYSVSNRGLRAGLVGTPEQVADTIRKLEDAGVGMLLLQFSPQLEEMERFAETVLPYLEHSLV from the coding sequence ATGAGATATGGCTACTGGCTCCCCGTGTTTGGAGGATGGCTGCGGAACGTTCCCGACGAGGGAATGGAAGCCACCTGGGCTGAAGTGAAACGCATCGCGCAACGGAGCGAGCAGATCGGATTCGACATCACTCTCATCGCCGAGTTGTTCCTCAATGACATCAAGGGTATCGATGCGCCATCGCTCGACGCCTGGACCACTGCTGCAGCGCTCGCCGCCGTGACCGAGCGACTGGAGCTGATGGTCGCCGTGCGACCGACCTTTCACGATCCCGCGATTCTCGCCAAACAGGCTGCTAACATTGATCGCATTTCCAACGGACGCCTGGCGCTGAATGTTGTCTCATCATGGTGGGCAGATGAAGCCAGACGGTATGGCATTCATTTCGAGGAGCACGACGACAGGTACGCCCGCACCGCGGAGTGGCTCGAGGTAGTCAACGGCGCGTGGACGCAGCCGCGATTCAGCTTCGACGGGCGATACTACAAGGTAGATGAAACGGTCCTCGAGCCCAAGCCGGTCCGGAAACCGCGTCCGCCGATCTACGCGGGCGGCGAATCTGAAGCCGCCAAGAAGCTCATCACGCGCGCATGCGATGCATACGTCACCCACGGCGATCCGGTTGAGCGGGTCGCACCCAAGGTGCGTGACATCCAGGCGCGGCGGGAGGCGGCGGGACTCGACCCGATGCTTTACGGCATGGCGGCCTACGCGATTGTGCGAAACACTGAAGCAGAGGCGCAGCGCGAGCTCGAACGAATCACCAACGTCCAGCCCGGTTCGGCAGGTTATGGCAATTATCAGGATTGGATAGCACACACCCGCCTCGAGCAGCAGATAAGCCTCGAAGACTACTCGGTCTCGAACCGTGGCCTGCGAGCTGGCCTGGTCGGAACGCCGGAGCAGGTTGCCGATACGATTCGTAAGCTGGAGGACGCGGGAGTTGGAATGTTGCTGCTGCAGTTCAGCCCGCAACTGGAGGAGATGGAGCGATTCGCTGAGACCGTATTGCCTTACCTGGAACACAGCCTGGTGTAG
- a CDS encoding glycosyltransferase family 9 protein, with the protein MSLTAIEKAWRASWMRAIGRALPGPLVVPPEWDGSEYRTLFVRYERIGDMIMATGIIRVLAGALAKGKVDVLANPSTAPILYGNPYVDRVFTLDRRSWKSYAAVGRELRAAKYDVVVDGRINNPPVFTSTPLLMLAARARFRVGVGGGNNDLIYNVRVRAYDRATSYIEGSKALAVPFGVDANAVDWRPEIFLAGEEVSVAEQAWRGEAAGLEGQPRKRLLVNLSASEPKRRWQDEKFIQVLSRIRAVSVRMAIGVIGLPSEWQSVDRVASAVGGLAMPTPGLRDALALVGTSDMVFTPDTSISHAASAFNKPAVVLLKRDHHPYAPYDIPGEIVFWDGNEIHSLPSNIVAGAVERMVGSYGMNEARG; encoded by the coding sequence GTGAGCCTGACGGCTATTGAGAAGGCCTGGCGCGCGTCGTGGATGCGCGCCATAGGGCGGGCACTGCCCGGACCGCTTGTCGTTCCACCGGAATGGGATGGAAGTGAGTACCGTACGCTTTTCGTCAGGTATGAGCGGATCGGCGACATGATCATGGCCACCGGCATCATCCGTGTGCTGGCAGGTGCGCTGGCGAAAGGGAAAGTGGATGTTCTGGCGAATCCATCGACCGCTCCTATATTGTATGGGAACCCATACGTTGACAGGGTATTCACACTCGATCGGCGATCGTGGAAAAGCTACGCAGCGGTTGGCCGTGAGCTGCGCGCGGCGAAATACGATGTCGTCGTCGATGGCCGAATCAACAATCCCCCGGTTTTCACGTCGACACCCTTGCTGATGCTCGCGGCGCGGGCGCGCTTTCGGGTAGGTGTCGGTGGCGGCAACAACGATCTCATCTACAATGTGCGGGTTCGCGCATACGACAGGGCCACGTCCTACATCGAGGGATCCAAAGCACTGGCCGTACCTTTTGGCGTAGATGCCAACGCGGTGGATTGGCGGCCGGAGATTTTTCTGGCGGGCGAGGAAGTCTCGGTCGCGGAACAGGCGTGGCGGGGAGAGGCTGCAGGGCTGGAAGGACAACCCCGAAAGCGATTGCTCGTCAACCTGTCCGCGTCGGAGCCAAAGCGACGGTGGCAGGACGAGAAGTTCATCCAAGTGTTGAGCCGCATCCGGGCGGTGTCCGTCAGGATGGCGATTGGAGTCATTGGACTCCCTTCGGAGTGGCAAAGTGTCGACCGTGTGGCGAGTGCAGTTGGCGGTCTGGCGATGCCCACTCCCGGACTACGCGATGCGCTGGCGTTGGTAGGCACATCGGATATGGTGTTTACTCCAGACACGAGCATCTCACATGCGGCGTCGGCATTCAACAAACCGGCTGTAGTACTCCTCAAACGCGATCACCACCCGTATGCCCCCTACGACATTCCCGGCGAAATCGTTTTCTGGGACGGGAATGAAATTCATTCACTGCCGTCCAACATCGTAGCCGGAGCGGTCGAGCGGATGGTCGGGAGCTATGGCATGAACGAGGCGCGAGGCTGA